A section of the Acidobacterium capsulatum ATCC 51196 genome encodes:
- a CDS encoding winged helix-turn-helix domain-containing protein translates to MEPQEPTVFSFAAYLYDAENRRLTRNQVPIRINRQMLDLLDLLVRSSGRLVTREQIQKTLWPGQFLDNSEKRITNAVARLRHILGDNSSRPRYIESVPRTGYRLIAPIRVVELARGARPAPAALLPPAVETAVPAEGLPEVLPDAPSALSGTTATADSPSLSEDREAQTRSAGLLQPPGSASAPISGLPRALGRRGVFYAAGVLLLLAGMLAMAPRLKRRPAAAPAEITLGIAPFQASGPGAASLAQSFRLDLTDTLSQLPHLDVRASNSLDLLNLDRSTFRAQATHLGLDVLILGSFTLQNNECHVQLELVRGNDLSHIASFNRTVSRYELADLRTMIQDEVYRSLKLSPVSGGLPTTPIDGTSNPLAYDAYLRAQYHFSQLTGNSLVLAVAEYNEAIADDPNFVDAYAGQARAYIFLVQNDRIGESEGYTLARQAARHALALDAHTAEAHADLGFIYFLQSWNLKAGERELRQAISANPDDPFYHQGLALIYSDEGRFHEAEAQINQALAVDPYWVSAYITDIHIASVAQDRSRVESDIRKIMQLAPNSTHARDGIANAEWSLGLHLRAIQTWREMAVMDHTPSRIAMEDRGLAAYRRGGVAAYARIRIEAIREGMKTAPHGNDFFPPEWYAQAGETQQALRAIRASIAMHDDGVPGMTVLPAYDSLHSNPEFRALLAGVGLNIPARAHS, encoded by the coding sequence ATGGAGCCCCAAGAGCCAACCGTCTTTTCCTTTGCCGCCTATCTTTACGACGCAGAGAATCGACGCCTGACCCGGAATCAGGTTCCCATTCGCATCAACCGGCAGATGCTCGATCTGCTCGATTTGCTGGTCCGCAGCAGCGGCCGCCTCGTGACACGAGAGCAAATCCAGAAGACACTCTGGCCCGGCCAGTTTCTGGACAATAGCGAAAAACGGATCACGAATGCCGTCGCCCGTCTCCGCCACATATTGGGAGACAACTCTTCCCGGCCCAGGTACATCGAGAGCGTTCCTCGAACCGGCTATCGCCTCATCGCACCCATCCGTGTTGTGGAGCTGGCACGCGGTGCTCGTCCGGCCCCTGCCGCCCTGCTCCCTCCGGCCGTGGAAACCGCCGTGCCTGCCGAGGGTCTCCCCGAGGTTCTCCCCGACGCGCCTTCTGCCCTTTCCGGCACGACGGCTACCGCCGACTCCCCGTCACTTTCAGAGGACCGGGAAGCCCAAACCCGGAGTGCCGGCCTTCTTCAGCCGCCTGGCTCTGCTTCGGCGCCGATAAGCGGCCTGCCGAGGGCCCTGGGGCGGCGCGGCGTCTTCTATGCGGCGGGCGTCTTGCTGCTGCTCGCGGGCATGCTGGCGATGGCGCCGCGGCTCAAGCGCAGGCCTGCCGCCGCTCCGGCCGAAATCACGCTCGGCATTGCACCTTTTCAGGCCTCCGGCCCGGGCGCGGCCAGCCTGGCGCAAAGCTTCCGGCTCGATCTTACCGATACGCTTTCGCAACTGCCCCATCTGGACGTGCGAGCCTCCAACTCCCTCGATCTGCTCAATCTCGACCGCTCCACTTTTCGCGCCCAGGCTACGCACCTGGGCCTGGATGTATTGATCCTTGGCAGCTTCACCCTCCAGAACAACGAGTGCCATGTGCAGCTCGAACTGGTGCGCGGCAACGATCTGTCTCACATCGCCAGTTTCAACCGCACCGTTTCCCGCTATGAGCTGGCGGACCTTCGCACCATGATTCAGGATGAGGTCTACCGGAGCCTCAAACTCTCCCCGGTCTCCGGCGGTTTGCCCACCACCCCGATCGACGGAACCTCCAATCCCCTGGCCTACGACGCCTATCTCCGGGCCCAATATCACTTTTCACAGCTCACTGGAAATTCGCTGGTCCTGGCCGTGGCCGAATACAACGAAGCCATTGCCGACGACCCCAACTTCGTCGACGCCTATGCGGGCCAGGCACGCGCGTACATCTTTCTGGTGCAGAACGACCGCATTGGAGAGAGCGAGGGCTATACTCTGGCCCGGCAGGCGGCGCGCCACGCATTGGCGCTCGATGCTCATACGGCCGAGGCCCATGCCGATCTCGGGTTCATCTACTTTCTGCAGAGCTGGAACCTCAAGGCCGGCGAACGGGAGCTGCGGCAGGCCATTTCCGCCAATCCCGACGACCCGTTCTACCATCAGGGCCTTGCATTGATCTATAGCGATGAGGGCCGCTTTCACGAAGCCGAGGCTCAGATCAACCAGGCACTTGCCGTCGATCCTTACTGGGTCTCGGCCTACATCACCGATATTCATATCGCCAGCGTTGCCCAGGACCGGTCACGCGTCGAAAGCGATATTCGCAAGATCATGCAGTTGGCTCCTAACTCCACCCACGCACGCGACGGCATTGCAAATGCGGAGTGGAGCCTCGGCCTGCATCTCCGGGCTATTCAAACGTGGCGAGAGATGGCCGTTATGGACCACACGCCCAGCCGCATCGCCATGGAAGACCGGGGCCTTGCGGCCTATCGCAGGGGCGGAGTCGCCGCCTATGCCCGGATCCGCATCGAAGCCATCCGGGAAGGGATGAAGACCGCTCCCCATGGAAACGACTTTTTCCCTCCCGAATGGTACGCGCAAGCCGGGGAAACACAACAGGCACTTCGCGCCATCCGCGCCAGCATTGCGATGCATGATGATGGCGTTCCCGGCATGACGGTCCTCCCGGCTTACGATTCGCTGCACTCCAACCCTGAGTTTCGGGCCCTGCTTGCCGGCGTGGGACTCAATATCCCTGCGCGGGCCCATAGCTGA
- a CDS encoding IS110 family transposase, whose translation MNRVIGIDLGDKKSHYCVLGEGGVVVEEGTVVSTPAAFNEHFGVLTSSLIAMEVGVHSRWASRVLRELGHEVVVANPVRLRLIHKSSKKSDRVDACALARLVRVDPELLGPVEHRSDEDQSMLAVLRVRDLLVRTRTRLINCARGLVKPTGTRLPSCSPVSFANRARPAVPSDLLLALDPLLDQIQSLTNLIKRYDRKIARIAETSYPATQHLEQIRGVGPLTALGFVLTIGRSSRMVHSRNAGAYFGLRPRCYQSGESNPQLGISKEGDGFMRRMLVQSAQYILGPFGPDTDLRRWGERLIARGGRGARSRAVVAVARKLAVLLHHLWVTGEVYDPLYNSRIKQRALEPVSA comes from the coding sequence ATGAATAGAGTGATAGGGATTGACCTCGGAGACAAGAAGAGCCATTACTGCGTATTGGGTGAAGGCGGAGTTGTCGTCGAGGAAGGAACTGTTGTTAGTACGCCAGCCGCATTCAACGAGCACTTCGGGGTGCTGACATCATCTCTGATTGCCATGGAAGTGGGAGTTCATTCCCGCTGGGCCAGTCGTGTGTTGCGGGAACTCGGTCACGAGGTAGTCGTGGCAAATCCGGTGCGTCTGAGACTGATCCACAAGAGCAGCAAAAAGAGTGATCGAGTAGATGCGTGCGCTCTGGCGCGTCTGGTGAGGGTCGATCCCGAGTTACTCGGTCCAGTTGAGCATCGCAGCGACGAAGACCAGAGCATGTTGGCGGTTTTGCGGGTACGAGATTTGCTGGTGCGCACGCGGACGAGACTGATTAACTGTGCACGCGGCTTGGTGAAGCCCACCGGAACCAGATTGCCGAGTTGTTCCCCAGTGAGCTTCGCCAATCGTGCAAGGCCGGCGGTACCGTCGGATTTGCTGCTGGCGCTCGATCCGCTTCTTGATCAGATCCAAAGCCTGACGAACTTGATCAAACGCTACGATCGTAAGATTGCCAGAATCGCGGAGACGAGTTATCCGGCAACCCAGCATTTAGAGCAGATTCGAGGCGTGGGGCCGCTGACCGCGCTCGGTTTTGTACTGACCATTGGACGCAGCAGTCGTATGGTTCACAGCCGCAATGCGGGAGCATATTTTGGACTTAGACCTCGGTGCTACCAATCAGGGGAAAGCAATCCGCAATTGGGAATCAGCAAAGAGGGGGATGGATTCATGCGGCGAATGCTGGTGCAGTCCGCACAGTACATCCTGGGTCCGTTCGGTCCGGACACGGATCTGCGGCGATGGGGCGAACGCTTGATCGCTCGAGGCGGCCGGGGAGCAAGAAGTCGTGCGGTTGTGGCCGTTGCCCGCAAACTCGCTGTTCTTCTGCATCACTTGTGGGTCACAGGCGAGGTCTATGATCCGCTGTATAACAGCAGGATCAAGCAACGCGCTCTGGAACCAGTCTCTGCATAA
- a CDS encoding TolC family protein encodes MPEKQEWKWKTLLTVAMLATASVWPAPAQQAEPLTREPLVLTLPQAVHLAMEHSHRLALARLAVEDSREEKRIARSHFYPRLSNSSSVLHISALQGVVIPAGALTRGTSGAAVPADTVRIDQGASTTYTSGTGLAQPMTQFFRIRAGVRAADADLHSAQLTEQDAEDNISLEVHQFYYSYLIEEARERAAEDAVHAASVSAEEARQSVQHGHLLTNAQLGTQASLLDKQQAVLVSRLHLDDITLKLDDLLGLPLGTSLTLSSADLETPSILPSRSQAMQMVLEKSPAVLKARQELKKAQAGVDAARDAYIPDITGIARYSYQSGLPFFTHNFGTFGASFKFTLFDGGAREARLHDAHVKLSMAQTQLAQLQNDVRIEIAAAYDKEEQLQQLVQVASLALKAHEETMRIEKQRVQVKASLPSAEVTAQSEVASAKVNLLGARLNLYLAQNDIGRLLGMKFQ; translated from the coding sequence ATGCCGGAAAAGCAAGAATGGAAATGGAAGACTCTGCTGACTGTCGCCATGCTGGCCACAGCCAGCGTGTGGCCGGCTCCTGCTCAACAAGCGGAGCCACTCACGCGCGAGCCGCTCGTGCTGACGCTGCCTCAGGCGGTTCATCTGGCCATGGAGCACAGCCACCGTCTCGCGCTGGCGCGTTTGGCTGTCGAAGACAGCCGCGAAGAGAAGCGCATCGCGCGGTCGCACTTCTATCCCAGACTCAGTAACAGTTCGAGCGTATTGCACATCAGTGCGCTTCAGGGGGTTGTGATTCCTGCCGGTGCCTTGACGCGCGGCACATCTGGTGCCGCTGTACCGGCGGATACGGTCCGTATCGATCAGGGCGCAAGCACCACCTATACCAGCGGAACGGGGCTGGCTCAGCCCATGACTCAATTCTTCAGAATTCGCGCCGGAGTGAGAGCGGCCGATGCAGACCTTCACTCCGCGCAACTCACCGAGCAGGATGCGGAAGATAATATCTCTCTGGAAGTTCATCAGTTCTACTACAGCTATCTCATCGAAGAAGCCCGCGAACGTGCGGCCGAGGATGCCGTGCATGCGGCCAGCGTATCCGCGGAGGAAGCGCGGCAGTCCGTGCAACACGGCCACCTGCTTACGAACGCCCAACTCGGGACACAGGCCAGCTTGCTGGACAAGCAGCAAGCAGTACTAGTTTCGCGATTGCATTTGGACGATATTACCCTCAAGCTGGATGACTTGCTGGGCCTGCCACTGGGCACGAGCCTGACACTGAGTTCTGCTGATCTGGAAACGCCGTCGATACTGCCGTCGCGCAGCCAGGCGATGCAGATGGTCCTCGAAAAAAGCCCGGCGGTGCTGAAGGCGCGGCAAGAGCTAAAAAAAGCGCAGGCCGGTGTCGATGCGGCCCGGGATGCATACATTCCTGACATTACAGGGATTGCGCGTTACAGCTATCAGAGCGGGCTGCCCTTCTTCACGCACAATTTTGGCACCTTCGGCGCATCATTCAAGTTCACCCTATTTGACGGAGGGGCGCGAGAAGCCAGGCTTCACGATGCGCACGTCAAACTGTCCATGGCGCAAACACAATTGGCCCAGTTGCAAAACGATGTGCGCATTGAGATCGCCGCCGCCTACGACAAAGAGGAGCAACTGCAGCAATTGGTCCAGGTGGCATCCTTGGCGCTCAAGGCTCACGAAGAGACGATGCGCATTGAAAAGCAGCGCGTGCAGGTAAAAGCTTCACTGCCCTCCGCAGAGGTAACGGCTCAATCAGAAGTCGCCAGTGCAAAGGTGAATCTTCTGGGCGCGCGGCTGAATCTTTATCTTGCTCAAAACGATATCGGCCGTCTGCTGGGCATGAAGTTTCAGTAG
- a CDS encoding MFS transporter, which produces MAANQSSMPAKQIRPVLGIFAVLLGASLATFFGRLLSVGTADLRGPLGLSADASSWLGTAYNMGMMFIGPFSVYLGGVLGPRRVLLWCACIFTLATFFMPFAGHLSWLITLLAIAGLTAGSFYPLTLSFILRNLPQKYMLYGIAAYAIDIVVTTHVADSYEAWVMRDLSWCWLFWSITAATPFMVWLVQSGIPTQPIPRSAPRQPRISWRGFLYASLGAALVFGALDQGQRLDWWHSGTFAAMALSGSFLILAAVVRHFCQPHPLVNFPFLRRRNTLLLGLTVMVFRFVLLASVVLVPGYLSAIKGYRPDQVGPVLLWLAIPQFLAGIFAVYLLGKVDTRLVLAAGFSLIALGSLMDSHLTTAWAGNTFTVSQLVLAMGEGLAFNSMVGAIILDILNSGSLNKPADVLTFAGFFQTIRLFGGEVGATFIRHFLHVREVFHYNLLASGVQGGSAPLLARERALLPVMQSRALTQNALAGRSVELLVVSVRQQAFTLSLADSFTLIATVAAGCLLIAASLRALKLGFPQIIATPGAGKSTT; this is translated from the coding sequence ATGGCCGCTAATCAAAGCAGCATGCCCGCAAAACAGATTCGTCCTGTTCTGGGTATCTTTGCCGTCCTGCTGGGTGCTTCGCTTGCGACATTCTTTGGCCGACTGCTGAGCGTGGGCACGGCCGATCTGCGCGGGCCGCTCGGACTCAGCGCAGATGCTTCTTCGTGGCTCGGCACGGCCTACAACATGGGCATGATGTTCATCGGTCCTTTCTCGGTTTATCTGGGCGGCGTTCTGGGGCCGCGCCGTGTTTTGCTCTGGTGCGCCTGTATCTTCACGCTGGCTACATTTTTCATGCCCTTTGCCGGTCACCTCTCATGGCTGATCACGTTGCTGGCTATCGCGGGCCTTACCGCCGGATCTTTCTATCCGCTGACGCTCTCATTCATCCTGCGCAATCTGCCGCAGAAATATATGCTCTACGGCATCGCGGCCTACGCCATCGACATCGTGGTCACCACGCACGTCGCGGATTCCTATGAGGCATGGGTCATGCGCGATCTTTCATGGTGCTGGCTCTTCTGGAGCATCACAGCCGCGACGCCCTTTATGGTGTGGCTGGTGCAGTCAGGCATTCCCACGCAGCCCATTCCTCGCTCCGCTCCTAGGCAGCCACGTATAAGCTGGCGCGGATTTCTCTATGCCAGTCTTGGGGCTGCTCTCGTCTTTGGCGCGCTGGATCAGGGTCAAAGGCTCGACTGGTGGCACTCCGGCACCTTTGCCGCCATGGCGTTGTCAGGATCGTTTCTGATTCTTGCTGCGGTCGTTCGTCACTTCTGCCAGCCACATCCACTCGTCAATTTTCCATTTCTGCGCCGGCGCAACACGCTGCTGCTCGGCTTGACGGTGATGGTGTTCCGCTTCGTGCTGCTTGCTTCCGTTGTGCTGGTTCCAGGCTATCTCAGCGCAATCAAGGGCTACCGGCCTGATCAGGTGGGCCCCGTGCTGCTCTGGCTTGCGATTCCTCAATTTCTCGCGGGTATCTTCGCGGTCTATCTGCTCGGCAAAGTGGATACCCGGCTGGTGCTGGCCGCTGGGTTCTCTCTTATCGCTCTCGGCTCCCTGATGGATTCGCACCTCACCACCGCATGGGCCGGCAATACCTTCACCGTGAGCCAACTTGTGCTTGCCATGGGCGAAGGTCTTGCGTTCAACAGCATGGTGGGCGCCATTATTCTTGACATTCTCAATTCAGGCTCGCTCAATAAGCCTGCTGATGTGCTCACCTTTGCCGGGTTCTTTCAAACCATCCGTCTCTTTGGCGGCGAGGTTGGCGCTACCTTCATCCGTCACTTTCTGCATGTCCGCGAGGTCTTTCATTACAACCTGCTGGCGTCGGGCGTACAGGGCGGCTCTGCTCCACTGCTCGCTCGCGAGCGTGCCCTGCTCCCGGTCATGCAAAGTCGCGCGCTCACACAGAATGCGCTCGCCGGACGCTCCGTGGAACTTCTCGTTGTCAGCGTGCGCCAGCAAGCGTTCACCTTATCGTTGGCTGACAGCTTCACCCTGATTGCCACGGTCGCCGCTGGCTGCCTGCTCATCGCCGCCAGTCTGCGCGCGCTCAAGCTCGGCTTTCCACAGATCATCGCGACGCCTGGTGCGGGCAAAAGCACTACATAA